The following proteins are encoded in a genomic region of Nicoliella spurrieriana:
- a CDS encoding biotin transporter BioY, which translates to MKSKDLTQIALMVALIIVLGFIPGIPIGIIPVPIILQNFGIILAGLLLGGKKGTIAVAIFILLAAIGLPILSGFRGGLAVVLGPTGGYIFAWLLTPALIAGGIDLMAKLLRQPLNFGWVLLITLIVSILWVYLVAVIWLSYQTHMPFMAALSANGVFIPGDVIKTVIAVIIAVRLNHSLKLNPQIK; encoded by the coding sequence ATGAAAAGTAAAGATTTAACTCAGATTGCACTAATGGTCGCTTTGATCATCGTATTAGGCTTTATTCCGGGGATTCCAATCGGCATTATTCCGGTCCCAATCATCCTACAAAATTTCGGGATTATCCTAGCCGGGTTATTGCTAGGTGGTAAAAAGGGCACGATTGCCGTTGCCATCTTCATTTTATTGGCTGCAATTGGGTTACCAATTTTATCTGGCTTTCGGGGCGGCTTGGCGGTCGTCCTTGGCCCGACTGGTGGCTACATCTTCGCATGGTTACTTACGCCAGCATTAATTGCCGGTGGGATTGACCTAATGGCTAAATTATTACGCCAGCCACTCAATTTCGGCTGGGTCCTCCTAATCACCCTAATCGTAAGTATTCTCTGGGTCTACCTAGTTGCTGTCATTTGGCTTAGCTATCAAACCCACATGCCATTTATGGCTGCCCTATCAGCTAATGGGGTGTTCATTCCGGGTGATGTTATTAAAACGGTAATTGCAGTCATCATTGCAGTGCGCTTAAACCATTCGTTAAAGTTAAATCCACAAATTAAATAA
- a CDS encoding SDR family oxidoreductase — protein MKTVLVLGSQKPTARLAIHELSGRDDVHLIELDDEQVDVTYEKTYLPFISDVNIIISFLGPLDVDIAFEGLFDAIRASEVTLTNFVMISTAGIDNEVTGTLQFPAGVSDVNEYLKQQRYAIKVVDEAEIPYTVIRPVTVVDQVAGPVKVYDEGEKMPTGFVSRETVARVAVQSAVEHQYVNQSIGLFQNKKDV, from the coding sequence TTGAAAACCGTTTTAGTGCTTGGAAGTCAAAAGCCGACCGCAAGGTTAGCAATTCATGAGTTAAGTGGGCGTGATGATGTCCATTTAATTGAATTGGATGATGAACAAGTGGATGTCACATATGAAAAGACCTACTTACCATTTATTTCAGATGTGAATATCATTATTTCGTTCTTGGGACCGTTGGATGTGGACATTGCGTTTGAGGGGCTATTTGATGCAATTCGGGCCAGTGAAGTGACGCTGACGAACTTTGTAATGATTTCCACTGCTGGAATTGATAATGAAGTAACGGGGACCCTTCAATTCCCAGCGGGGGTTAGTGATGTTAATGAGTATTTAAAACAACAACGCTATGCCATTAAGGTTGTTGATGAAGCCGAAATTCCCTATACGGTGATTAGACCGGTAACGGTGGTCGATCAAGTGGCTGGCCCCGTTAAGGTTTATGATGAGGGTGAAAAAATGCCTACTGGATTTGTTTCACGTGAAACAGTTGCTCGAGTTGCAGTCCAATCCGCTGTTGAGCATCAATACGTGAATCAATCAATTGGATTATTTCAAAATAAAAAGGATGTGTAA
- a CDS encoding sucrose-6-phosphate hydrolase — protein MDKNYWTTERLNRLYKDWPADRIEELKTQIKKSNWRFGYHIQTETGLLNDPNGFSYFNGQWHLFFQAFPFGGTHGLKSWTHMVSDDLVHWENVGKPMVPDTKYDRHGCYSGSAIAIDDKLFLMYTGNVWEKMNEVRHPYQDGAWMDKDNNITKLSEPLIANPPKGVTGHFRDPQVIKHGDYYYAFLGAQTTEEKGEIVAYRSTRVDGGWEFYSKLDIGNDNLGYMAECPNLLFVDGHPVLTFCPQGADKKSFKYDNVHPNAYIVADDINWETMKLINPSKMRQLDEGFDFYAAQGINAPDGRTLLTGWLGLPDTTYPTDDEGWEGGLSMVRELSLDDDKNLIQTPVAEMKSIEDGPEDTFNGMEVDKQSLIDFKINPDADNQVAITAGNTHLVFDIDSDCQKLTLHRKDVENDGHDETRSIRLNNGKIENCKLYLDNTVFELFINDGYKTMTGFFFHEGTHLNLNWTEVEEMRVTKLANLDINGSK, from the coding sequence ATGGATAAAAATTACTGGACTACCGAACGTTTAAATCGTTTGTATAAAGATTGGCCAGCTGATCGAATTGAGGAACTTAAAACCCAAATTAAAAAATCGAACTGGCGGTTTGGTTACCACATTCAAACTGAAACTGGATTATTAAATGATCCTAATGGTTTTTCATACTTTAATGGCCAATGGCATCTCTTTTTCCAAGCATTTCCATTTGGCGGAACGCATGGGCTAAAGAGTTGGACCCACATGGTCTCAGATGACCTGGTGCACTGGGAAAACGTTGGAAAACCAATGGTTCCCGATACTAAGTATGACCGGCATGGTTGTTACTCTGGTTCAGCCATTGCAATCGATGATAAGCTCTTCTTAATGTATACTGGAAACGTCTGGGAAAAGATGAATGAAGTTCGGCACCCATACCAAGATGGGGCCTGGATGGATAAGGATAATAACATCACCAAGCTATCCGAGCCATTGATTGCGAACCCACCAAAGGGCGTTACTGGACACTTCCGCGATCCACAAGTAATTAAGCATGGTGACTACTACTATGCATTCTTAGGTGCTCAAACGACCGAAGAAAAGGGCGAAATCGTTGCCTACCGTTCGACTCGCGTTGACGGTGGTTGGGAATTTTACAGTAAGTTAGACATTGGAAACGATAACTTGGGTTACATGGCTGAATGTCCAAACCTATTGTTCGTTGATGGGCACCCAGTTCTAACCTTCTGTCCACAGGGGGCCGATAAAAAGTCCTTTAAATATGATAATGTGCATCCCAATGCATATATCGTTGCTGATGACATTAACTGGGAAACGATGAAGTTAATTAACCCTTCCAAGATGCGTCAATTAGATGAAGGATTTGATTTTTATGCCGCTCAAGGAATCAATGCACCTGATGGTCGGACGCTACTTACCGGTTGGTTAGGGTTGCCAGATACTACCTACCCAACTGATGATGAGGGCTGGGAAGGCGGCCTGTCCATGGTGCGTGAATTAAGCTTAGATGATGATAAGAACTTGATTCAAACGCCAGTGGCTGAAATGAAATCAATTGAAGATGGTCCTGAAGACACTTTCAACGGGATGGAAGTTGATAAGCAAAGCTTGATTGATTTTAAGATCAACCCCGATGCTGATAATCAAGTGGCAATTACCGCTGGTAACACCCACTTGGTATTTGATATTGATAGCGATTGCCAAAAGTTGACCCTTCATCGTAAGGACGTTGAAAACGATGGTCATGATGAAACGAGAAGTATTCGCTTGAACAACGGGAAAATTGAAAACTGTAAACTATACCTTGATAACACCGTTTTTGAGCTTTTCATTAATGATGGTTACAAGACCATGACCGGATTTTTCTTCCATGAAGGAACCCACTTAAACTTAAATTGGACCGAAGTGGAAGAGATGCGGGTGACTAAGTTAGCTAACCTTGACATCAACGGTTCTAAATAA
- a CDS encoding PD-(D/E)XK nuclease family protein encodes MALQFILGTADKNHAQTLTDLLQTMIHDRPNDRYFYLVPNHIKFESEVKTLERLNRHHDDVYAQTNVQIFSLTRLAWFFLSHEPEYQIPRLSGAGVNMLLYQIINEQQEQLTVFRGESGQPGFINQIASQIAEMESGRVSPDDLADLYEVNHDALSPSLRDKLHDFTIIYREFEEATVGKFIHQNDTLKLLCNYLMEADLSQMHFFISGFSQLSAQERELVMIMIQKAANVTIDLNLDRPAVRERADEPDLFFQPAKLYHQLYQFANDHHVHVKFDLYAKQERVNNDLLALNNYWIQSSGVDPIQKTKLFDDQSIQVVKADNYYAELTSVAIQIRQLVASGQYHYRDILVMTRHLDKYQNIIQPIFKMQAIPYFNDVQKSMVDHPLVQLIDALFNIEPAFGARSYRYDDVMRLLKTELLLPRDENGHLMDIKAFRDALALTENVVLKNGYEGSRWLQDDDWQYRWLNDADFESKSPSDEQVNRKINLIRHYVKDTFPPFFKRMRRAKDVPTAAKWLYQFLVEQGVVERLKQWRDTAVERGDLSAGAQPEQVWQTFCSLLDDFVTVLGEHQTFKLADFLELLKAGFEGANYSQIPSTLDQVAISESGIVQMQDYKVVFMIGATDDVMPDRITDDNLFNDSDRDDLTKYFGADQYLRDTSISQMANDSYLNYLAFLTGSERLIFSYCLANDSDSETGVQISPYVDRIKRHFQIQEYHYVDTPNASHADIMPYVGTQRTTLRHLVQASYDHKYNHHDMADSWNFVYAELINASAESRALTEKLLGGLDYHNTPTRLTNEIVTGLYGNTIETSISQLEQFYSNPYEYFLKYGLKLHERAVFELSSASTGEFYHAALDMLVKRLQAEQIDLKSLDEQDVNQLVNEVANQLLNDPNNFQYAILHSSSRMNYLKTQLIKTVERMALTMHWQSQSTPMRPRDTEISFGRVGKGPNLDPLTFDLSNQIVIPGIQTLKVRGRIDRIDSMNTEDKRFLELIDYKSGNKSIDFGQVYDGTAMQLITYLDVIKKNLDRFSQEQKAELAGALYFHVFNPKLTPKDLEKHDFKTAMMKKQKYSGVLVDDRELISLIDDQIKTGGNSVIYPIGFNKGGEKLSHFSKVIEPDDLDLILQHTEQLIQNAGVRIFNGDVQLAPVKDNNMTAMQYSPFKSIMQFDPLLSENNYRNVESLGMQEVIAKLREERKHGLH; translated from the coding sequence ATGGCACTACAATTTATCTTAGGAACTGCCGATAAGAATCACGCTCAGACGTTGACTGATTTATTACAAACCATGATTCATGACCGCCCCAATGACCGTTATTTTTATTTAGTTCCTAATCACATTAAGTTTGAATCAGAAGTGAAAACGTTAGAGCGGTTGAATCGTCATCATGATGATGTTTACGCTCAGACGAATGTGCAGATTTTTTCGTTGACCCGGTTAGCATGGTTCTTTTTAAGTCATGAGCCGGAGTATCAAATTCCTAGGTTGAGTGGGGCGGGGGTTAACATGCTGCTCTACCAAATTATTAACGAGCAACAAGAACAACTGACCGTTTTTCGTGGTGAAAGTGGACAGCCCGGGTTTATCAACCAAATTGCGAGTCAGATTGCTGAAATGGAATCTGGACGGGTGAGCCCCGATGACCTTGCCGACCTATATGAAGTTAATCATGATGCTCTGAGTCCCAGTTTACGTGATAAATTACATGATTTTACGATTATTTATCGTGAATTTGAGGAAGCTACGGTCGGAAAATTTATTCATCAAAATGACACTTTGAAACTCCTTTGTAACTACCTAATGGAAGCTGATTTATCACAGATGCACTTTTTTATTAGTGGCTTTTCACAGTTGAGCGCACAAGAGCGTGAATTAGTAATGATCATGATCCAAAAAGCAGCGAATGTGACCATCGATTTAAACCTGGATCGCCCAGCAGTTCGTGAGCGAGCAGATGAACCAGATTTATTCTTTCAACCGGCCAAGCTTTATCATCAGTTGTATCAATTTGCAAACGATCACCATGTCCATGTTAAGTTTGACTTATACGCTAAGCAAGAACGGGTCAATAATGATTTATTGGCGTTAAATAACTATTGGATTCAATCAAGTGGTGTTGATCCAATTCAAAAGACTAAGCTATTCGATGATCAATCCATTCAGGTGGTTAAAGCTGATAACTACTATGCTGAATTAACATCAGTGGCAATTCAAATTCGGCAATTAGTGGCCAGTGGGCAGTATCATTACCGGGATATTTTAGTAATGACACGGCATCTAGATAAATATCAAAACATTATTCAGCCAATTTTTAAGATGCAGGCGATTCCGTATTTTAACGATGTGCAAAAGTCGATGGTCGACCATCCCTTGGTCCAACTAATCGATGCGCTATTTAATATTGAGCCAGCTTTCGGTGCACGTTCGTATCGCTATGACGATGTAATGCGCTTGTTAAAAACGGAATTATTACTTCCGCGTGATGAAAATGGCCACTTAATGGACATTAAAGCATTTCGGGATGCACTTGCTTTGACTGAGAATGTGGTGTTAAAGAATGGCTATGAAGGATCGCGGTGGTTGCAAGATGACGACTGGCAATATCGGTGGTTGAACGATGCTGATTTTGAATCAAAGTCGCCTTCGGATGAACAGGTTAACCGTAAGATCAATTTGATTAGACACTATGTAAAGGATACATTCCCACCGTTCTTTAAACGCATGCGACGGGCCAAGGATGTGCCAACTGCTGCAAAGTGGCTGTACCAATTCTTAGTGGAGCAGGGGGTCGTAGAACGCCTAAAGCAATGGCGTGATACCGCCGTTGAACGCGGCGATTTATCCGCTGGTGCACAGCCTGAGCAGGTCTGGCAAACTTTTTGTAGCTTGTTAGACGATTTTGTGACCGTCCTAGGTGAACACCAAACGTTTAAGTTAGCTGACTTTTTAGAGCTACTGAAGGCTGGGTTTGAAGGGGCTAATTATTCGCAAATTCCATCGACATTGGATCAGGTTGCAATTTCTGAAAGTGGAATTGTCCAGATGCAGGATTATAAGGTCGTATTTATGATCGGGGCCACTGATGACGTGATGCCAGATCGAATTACTGATGATAATTTATTTAATGACAGTGATCGGGATGATTTAACGAAGTACTTTGGAGCTGATCAATATCTTCGTGACACTAGCATCAGCCAAATGGCAAATGATTCATACCTGAACTACCTGGCGTTTTTAACTGGTAGTGAGCGGTTGATTTTTTCATATTGCCTTGCAAACGATAGTGATAGTGAGACCGGGGTACAAATTTCACCATACGTGGATCGAATTAAACGCCATTTTCAGATTCAAGAATATCACTATGTTGATACCCCCAATGCTAGCCATGCGGATATTATGCCGTATGTTGGAACGCAACGCACGACGCTTCGCCATTTGGTGCAGGCTAGTTATGATCATAAGTATAACCATCATGATATGGCTGACTCATGGAACTTTGTGTATGCTGAATTGATTAACGCCAGTGCTGAAAGTCGTGCTTTGACTGAGAAGTTATTGGGCGGATTGGACTATCATAATACCCCAACCCGGTTAACGAATGAAATCGTCACGGGATTATATGGCAATACGATCGAGACCTCGATTTCACAACTAGAACAGTTTTATTCCAACCCGTATGAATACTTCTTAAAGTATGGTTTAAAATTACATGAACGGGCGGTCTTTGAATTATCATCCGCAAGTACCGGTGAGTTTTACCACGCCGCGTTGGACATGTTGGTCAAGCGCCTGCAAGCTGAGCAAATTGACTTGAAATCATTGGACGAACAGGATGTAAATCAGCTAGTAAATGAGGTCGCTAATCAGTTGTTGAACGACCCCAATAATTTTCAATACGCTATCTTGCATAGTTCTTCTCGAATGAACTACTTAAAGACGCAATTGATTAAAACCGTTGAACGAATGGCTTTAACAATGCACTGGCAAAGCCAATCAACGCCAATGCGACCACGTGATACTGAAATTTCATTTGGTCGGGTCGGCAAGGGGCCGAATTTAGATCCCCTAACGTTCGATCTTTCTAATCAAATTGTGATTCCAGGAATTCAAACCCTGAAGGTGCGCGGTCGAATTGACCGGATTGATTCGATGAATACTGAGGATAAACGCTTCTTAGAGTTGATTGACTATAAATCAGGAAATAAATCGATTGACTTCGGCCAGGTTTATGATGGAACCGCGATGCAATTGATCACCTACCTAGATGTAATTAAAAAGAATCTGGATCGATTTAGCCAGGAGCAAAAAGCTGAACTTGCGGGAGCGTTGTACTTCCACGTCTTTAATCCGAAGCTGACGCCCAAGGATCTTGAAAAGCATGATTTCAAAACCGCAATGATGAAGAAACAAAAGTACAGCGGGGTGTTGGTTGATGACCGGGAACTGATTAGCTTGATCGATGATCAAATTAAGACTGGTGGGAATTCGGTCATTTATCCAATTGGTTTTAACAAGGGTGGTGAAAAATTAAGCCATTTCAGTAAGGTAATTGAACCCGATGATTTGGATTTAATCTTACAACACACCGAACAACTGATTCAAAATGCGGGGGTACGCATCTTTAATGGTGACGTTCAACTAGCTCCCGTTAAGGATAATAATATGACTGCGATGCAGTACTCACCGTTTAAGTCGATCATGCAGTTTGATCCGCTACTGAGTGAAAATAACTACCGCAATGTTGAATCACTTGGAATGCAGGAAGTCATTGCAAAATTAAGGGAGGAACGAAAGCATGGACTACACTAA
- the addA gene encoding helicase-exonuclease AddAB subunit AddA, protein MDYTKAQSAAVYGKFNGNVLVSASAGSGKTRVLVDRVINKLIHFESIDQMLIVTFTRAAAKEMKDRILSALQAQLSKAKDAKLRTHLTLQIRKLPVADISTLDSFCQKVVQRNYYVINLDPDFRILTDRTETAMLRDLVWETVRENYYANDQDGSFAQLTENFSNDRSDDGLTDLVYRLYDYANVNRDPKEWLNQLTKQYQVGDSIVQSPFYRQYLKPTLVDQLNQVRLNFQAALDYANEQQLAKEAALEASEVELIDHLIRLLDTEQWDAIRDAMNVNFKSFPRGSKNDDELVKTAHNHVKDLRDAGKNQFRDQILSNYFVNDEQRNVAIMDASAKIIDKLVEVVGAFSDHYRELKRNRHVMEFIDIEHAALDIFNQNTGKANVQMDLQRQYNEIMVDEYQDNNRLQDAILTTIARRDEDTGETNNMFMVGDVKQSIYRFRLAAPEMFLERMKKYQVIDNDDQTILLKENFRSMANVDHFVNLIFNQVMSNQVGKIEYQGANNLVAGANYYPNELESKVTVMLYRNQDVTDSNDEQSEPVNERFQVDDSAHGQIELIAQKILELKRKQQRVYDRHEGKMRELRYSDIALISATRNNNLVISDVFAQHNLPVTINGAQSYFKTTEIQIMMALLSIIDNPYQDIPLVAVLRSPIVGLNENQLAYLRINSNTGEYYQAVTNFVRNYPHQDSTEFGDQVYARVGRFLDQLSQFRDTAQQNELVTLIWQIYEVTGFLDYVGGMPAGKQRQANLHALYDRAAQYEKSSFKGLFQFVRFIDKMQSGDNDLAEPAANPDDNTITVTTIHGSKGLEYPIVFLVDANHQFNMQDSKGEYVLDDDLGLGITYFNDQRREKVATLQKQVVQNRIDNDTLDEEMRKLYVALTRTEQQLFIVGAIKDIKKTDADILDEWGHKAMQSDQLLLTPALRRSAKSYLDWILPAVARHPKLQAQFTGTTALTALDSDTTNISLRFYHPVDLQEHAPEQPVDDDHEFIDHLNATVAAGLDVDNANQIQRIMDYQYPNQAATTTTAYQAVSEVKRAFDDPDALEMGRIDGISEDTKQTNRYVANDFAEPEFLQTISQPQPTEIGTATHLVLQQLDLTQPPTLATVNALIDQLVTDRIIAERVAAKIDCQAIVNFFSSELGALVLKHPDRVRREAPFSLIMSASQLFKGFNSAANEKILIHGIIDGYLVLDDAVYLFDYKTDYVGKRNVEQHVQRIVDKYRGQVNLYGLALEKILGRPVRKRFLYLLAIGKLVPIHEHND, encoded by the coding sequence ATGGACTACACTAAGGCACAATCCGCTGCCGTGTATGGTAAATTTAATGGCAACGTATTAGTTTCCGCATCTGCGGGATCTGGGAAAACGCGGGTCTTAGTTGACCGGGTGATCAATAAGTTGATTCATTTTGAAAGTATCGATCAAATGCTAATCGTTACGTTTACCAGGGCCGCTGCTAAGGAGATGAAGGATCGGATTCTATCGGCTTTGCAGGCACAACTAAGTAAGGCTAAGGATGCTAAGCTGCGCACCCACTTAACCCTCCAAATTCGGAAGTTACCGGTGGCAGACATTAGTACGCTGGATTCGTTTTGTCAAAAAGTGGTCCAAAGGAATTACTATGTAATTAATCTGGATCCTGATTTTCGGATTTTGACTGACCGGACTGAAACTGCGATGCTGCGTGACTTGGTCTGGGAAACCGTAAGGGAGAATTATTACGCAAATGATCAAGATGGTTCATTTGCGCAACTAACGGAGAATTTTTCAAATGACCGCTCTGATGACGGATTGACCGATTTAGTGTACCGCCTGTACGACTATGCCAATGTTAACCGCGACCCTAAGGAGTGGTTGAACCAACTAACCAAGCAATACCAGGTTGGGGATTCAATTGTGCAAAGTCCTTTTTATCGTCAATATTTGAAACCGACGTTGGTCGATCAACTCAATCAGGTGCGCCTTAATTTTCAAGCGGCGTTGGACTATGCCAATGAACAGCAATTGGCAAAAGAAGCCGCTTTAGAGGCTAGTGAAGTGGAGTTAATTGACCATTTAATTCGGCTTTTGGATACTGAGCAGTGGGATGCAATTCGAGATGCCATGAATGTTAACTTCAAGTCGTTCCCACGTGGTTCTAAAAATGATGATGAACTGGTAAAAACAGCGCATAACCACGTTAAGGACCTAAGGGATGCCGGCAAGAATCAATTTAGGGATCAAATTCTATCAAACTACTTTGTAAATGATGAACAACGCAACGTTGCAATTATGGATGCTTCAGCGAAAATCATTGATAAATTAGTCGAGGTCGTAGGTGCGTTTAGTGATCATTATCGGGAATTGAAGCGTAATCGCCACGTAATGGAGTTTATTGATATTGAACACGCTGCTTTGGATATCTTTAATCAAAACACTGGAAAGGCTAACGTCCAAATGGATTTGCAACGCCAGTATAACGAAATTATGGTTGATGAGTATCAAGATAATAATCGACTACAGGATGCCATTTTAACCACGATTGCCCGTCGTGATGAGGATACTGGCGAAACTAACAACATGTTTATGGTGGGGGATGTTAAACAGTCCATCTACCGGTTTCGACTAGCGGCTCCGGAAATGTTCTTGGAACGAATGAAAAAGTACCAAGTGATCGATAATGACGACCAAACGATCCTATTGAAAGAAAACTTTCGTTCGATGGCAAACGTCGACCACTTTGTAAACTTGATTTTTAACCAAGTGATGAGCAATCAAGTTGGTAAAATTGAATATCAAGGAGCCAATAACCTAGTTGCTGGAGCAAATTACTATCCAAATGAACTTGAATCTAAAGTAACGGTGATGCTCTATCGAAATCAGGATGTGACCGATTCTAATGATGAACAATCAGAACCCGTGAACGAGCGGTTTCAAGTGGATGATAGTGCCCATGGGCAAATTGAGTTAATTGCGCAAAAAATATTAGAATTAAAACGGAAGCAGCAAAGGGTGTATGACCGGCATGAAGGAAAAATGCGGGAGCTTCGATACTCAGATATTGCATTAATTTCAGCGACCCGGAATAATAACCTGGTCATTTCGGATGTTTTTGCGCAACATAATTTGCCGGTGACCATTAACGGGGCCCAAAGTTACTTTAAAACGACTGAAATTCAAATTATGATGGCGTTGCTGTCAATTATTGATAATCCGTACCAGGATATCCCGTTAGTTGCAGTGTTACGTTCGCCGATTGTGGGGTTGAACGAAAATCAGTTAGCCTATTTACGGATTAACTCCAATACTGGTGAGTACTACCAAGCGGTAACTAACTTTGTGCGGAATTACCCCCATCAAGATTCAACTGAGTTTGGTGATCAAGTCTATGCACGGGTCGGGCGCTTTTTGGACCAGCTGAGTCAATTTAGGGATACCGCGCAGCAAAACGAGTTAGTTACATTAATTTGGCAAATTTATGAAGTGACCGGCTTTTTGGATTATGTGGGCGGAATGCCGGCTGGGAAACAACGTCAAGCCAATCTGCATGCGTTATATGACCGGGCTGCCCAGTATGAAAAAAGTAGCTTTAAGGGCCTGTTCCAATTTGTCCGTTTTATCGATAAGATGCAAAGTGGTGACAACGACCTTGCCGAACCGGCTGCTAATCCGGATGATAATACGATTACGGTAACGACGATTCACGGAAGTAAGGGGCTAGAGTATCCCATTGTGTTCCTAGTGGATGCTAATCACCAGTTCAACATGCAGGACTCAAAGGGTGAGTATGTTTTAGATGATGATTTAGGATTGGGGATTACCTACTTTAACGATCAACGCCGTGAAAAGGTTGCCACGCTCCAAAAACAGGTTGTTCAAAATCGAATTGATAATGATACACTGGATGAAGAGATGCGAAAACTCTACGTGGCATTGACTAGAACCGAACAACAACTATTCATTGTTGGTGCAATTAAGGATATTAAAAAGACCGATGCGGACATTTTAGATGAATGGGGCCATAAGGCGATGCAAAGTGACCAACTATTGCTGACCCCAGCGTTACGCAGGAGCGCTAAGAGCTATTTAGATTGGATTTTACCAGCAGTAGCACGCCACCCTAAATTACAGGCCCAATTTACTGGCACCACTGCACTAACGGCATTGGATAGTGATACCACTAATATTTCGTTACGCTTCTACCATCCGGTTGACCTTCAGGAACATGCTCCCGAGCAACCGGTCGATGATGACCATGAGTTTATTGACCATTTGAACGCAACCGTTGCCGCCGGATTAGATGTTGACAACGCAAATCAAATTCAACGAATTATGGATTATCAATACCCCAATCAAGCGGCCACGACCACCACGGCATACCAAGCGGTTTCGGAAGTGAAACGGGCCTTTGATGATCCCGATGCCCTGGAGATGGGGCGCATTGATGGGATTAGTGAAGATACCAAGCAGACTAACCGGTACGTAGCCAATGACTTTGCCGAACCTGAGTTTTTACAAACAATTAGTCAGCCCCAACCCACTGAGATTGGGACGGCGACTCATTTGGTACTACAGCAATTAGACCTCACGCAGCCGCCCACCTTGGCAACGGTAAATGCTTTAATTGATCAATTGGTTACCGACCGGATTATTGCTGAGCGGGTCGCTGCTAAAATTGACTGCCAAGCGATTGTGAACTTCTTTAGCAGTGAATTAGGGGCATTAGTTTTAAAGCATCCAGACCGTGTGCGTCGGGAGGCGCCGTTCTCATTAATTATGTCAGCCAGCCAGTTGTTTAAAGGTTTTAATTCGGCCGCAAATGAAAAAATCTTGATTCACGGGATTATTGATGGGTACTTGGTTCTGGATGACGCAGTTTATTTGTTTGATTATAAAACTGATTATGTCGGTAAACGGAATGTAGAGCAACATGTACAACGCATTGTTGATAAATACCGTGGGCAGGTGAACCTATACGGATTAGCATTGGAAAAAATTCTCGGTCGCCCGGTCCGAAAGCGGTTCTTGTATCTACTTGCGATTGGTAAATTAGTCCCCATTCATGAGCACAACGATTAA
- a CDS encoding biotin--[acetyl-CoA-carboxylase] ligase → MSNSQILKIFLNHPNQWLSGTAIAKQLSISRTMVWKTINILIDNGHQIERKHNLGYRYLGTTQLSATKISLQCSQSIQIKTFDQIDSTNKYAKDILNHKQITNPFVIIANQQTAGYGRRGRHFYSPANSGLYLTIAVPVEHHAMINPGLLTTTTAVAVVRALKVSYPQIPFQLKWINDIWVNGQKVGGIMTESIMDVELMQPSAIIVGIGINLSTKQFPSTINQPVTSISANPIDRNQLAADIINQFMQSYPTYQSGIAMDEYRKLSVVIGKQVTINIRNQPIVGTVEAIDDNGALMLRSADGQLQRVMTGEVTKVRINHQNEK, encoded by the coding sequence ATGTCAAATTCTCAAATTCTAAAAATTTTCTTAAATCATCCTAATCAATGGCTTTCCGGCACAGCCATTGCAAAGCAGCTATCAATCAGCCGAACGATGGTGTGGAAAACCATTAACATCCTCATCGATAATGGTCATCAAATTGAGCGCAAGCATAATCTCGGCTATCGCTATCTGGGGACCACCCAGCTCAGCGCTACTAAAATCAGTCTGCAATGTTCACAATCAATTCAGATTAAAACGTTCGACCAAATCGATTCTACTAATAAGTACGCAAAGGATATTTTAAACCACAAACAAATCACTAATCCATTTGTAATCATCGCAAACCAACAAACTGCTGGTTATGGCAGGCGCGGGCGTCACTTCTATTCACCCGCTAATTCTGGATTATACCTAACAATTGCGGTCCCCGTTGAACACCATGCAATGATTAATCCTGGTTTACTCACGACCACGACCGCTGTCGCAGTGGTCAGGGCACTCAAGGTAAGCTATCCCCAGATTCCATTTCAATTAAAGTGGATCAATGACATCTGGGTCAACGGCCAAAAAGTCGGTGGCATCATGACCGAATCCATTATGGACGTCGAGTTAATGCAACCATCAGCGATTATCGTGGGGATTGGAATCAATCTATCCACTAAGCAGTTTCCATCCACCATTAACCAACCGGTGACATCAATTAGTGCGAACCCAATCGATCGAAATCAATTAGCTGCGGACATCATTAATCAGTTCATGCAGAGCTATCCAACCTACCAAAGCGGGATTGCAATGGATGAATACCGCAAACTGTCAGTTGTAATCGGTAAGCAGGTCACCATCAATATCCGTAATCAACCCATTGTTGGCACCGTTGAAGCCATTGATGATAACGGCGCATTGATGCTCCGAAGTGCTGACGGGCAGCTGCAACGAGTCATGACTGGCGAAGTTACTAAAGTCCGAATTAACCATCAAAACGAGAAGTAA